Proteins encoded by one window of Carassius auratus strain Wakin chromosome 8, ASM336829v1, whole genome shotgun sequence:
- the LOC113107465 gene encoding LOW QUALITY PROTEIN: kazal-type serine protease inhibitor domain-containing protein 1-like (The sequence of the model RefSeq protein was modified relative to this genomic sequence to represent the inferred CDS: deleted 1 base in 1 codon) has product MLMHMVMFAVLVLSIRPADGFPNYKDDYMDEDLATFDYYKGTDEFDEGNRTQECEECVPELCPLPLGCRAGLVRDSCGCCSQCANLEGQTCDLGQRNVYYGLCGENLECKLDRSDGADAEEPEAQCVCLSQKPLCGSDGQTYMNICKYKEAAYSNPGLNVSDGPCRTVPIIKVPPHNLVNVTGSNIAFLCEVFAFPMALVEWRKDGKEVILPGDDPHISVQSRGGPQKYELSSWLQIEEASQMDSGTYRCIARNELGLVSATAILGVLPPDEMSTYLEQNLNEMMSYDRMQDYDRDYY; this is encoded by the exons ATGTTAATGCACATGGTTATGTTTGCCGTTTTGGTTCTGAGCATCAGACCTGCAGACGGTTTCCCCAATTACAAAGATGACTACATGGACGAGGACCTGGCCACCTTTGACTATTACAAAGGCACGGATGAGTTTGACGAGGGGAACAGAACCCAggagtgtgaggagtgtgtgcCGGAGCTGTGCCCGCTGCCGCTGGGCTGTAGAGCG GGCCTGGTGCGGGACAGCTGCGGCTGCTGCTCTCAGTGCGCCAACCTGGAGGGACAGACCTGTGACCTCGGCCAGAGAAACGTCTATTACGGACTGTGCGGAGAGAACCTGGAGTGCAAACTGGACCGGTCGGATGGAGCGGACGCAGAGGAGCCAGaagctcagtgtgtgtgtttgtcccagAAACCTCTGTGTGGCTCAGACGGACAGACTTACATGAACATCTGCAAATATAAAGAAGCGGCTTATTCTAATCCTGGACTCAATGTGAGCGACGGGCCGTGCAGGACAG TCCCCATCATCAAGGTGCCACCGCATAATCTGGTAAATGTAACGGGCAGCAATATAGCATTTCTCTGTGAAGTGTTTGCATTTCCCATGGCACTAGTGGAATGGAGGAAAGATGGAAAAGAGGTCATTTTACCTGGTGATGATCCCCACATATCTGTTCAG TCACGAGGTGGCCCTCAGAAATATGAACTTTCCAGTTGGCTGCAGATCGAAGAGGCCAGTCAGATGGATTCTGGCACATACAGGTGCATCGCTCGAAATGAGCTTGGCCTCGTCTCAGCCACAGCAATTTTAGGAGTCCTCCCACCAG ATGAGATGTCTACCTATTTGGAACAAAACTTGAATGAAATGATGAGCTATGACCGAATGCAGGACTATGACAGGGATTATTACTAG